ACATCTCGTTGCATTTTGGGAATGTGCACTTGAGCATTTAAAAGTGAAGCCCAGCCTCTCGGATATTGAAGAAGCAATCGAAGAAAGATTGGAAAACGACGACGATCCTAAACAAATATTCCAAGAAGCGTTCCGTGCGGTGGATGAATCGGGTTTTTTCAAACTACGAGCAAAGACCTTCTGGAAGAATCTAGAGCTAATGAAGGACTCTGGCAAAACGGACGAAGAGAAAGCGGAGAACTTGAAAATGTACAACTTGATGATAGAGAGCCGAATCGAAATTCAGGGATAGACTATGACCAACTTCTAATAGATGCCGCTCAAATGTTTGAGATATATGATACGGAAGTTATATATTCGTGGACTCCTCGGGAATTCAAGAATTTTGTGAAGGGTTATCAACTTCGCAAAATAGATAATTATGAAAGCCTAGCTATTCAAGTTATTTTTCAAGCTAAAGTGAAGGGCAAAAAACGAATTTCTTTAAAAGATGTATTTGATGCTGATAAAGCAAAAAAAGAGTTAGGGAAGAAAACTTCTAGCTCCAGTAAACTCCATGTCGAAAGATATATGAAAGCGAAAAAAGCTATGAAGAAATACAAACCATAGCTCGTTAGAAAGGAGTGAGTAGGATGGCAGAAAACTTTCAAGCCAACATAGGTGCCAAGATTAAAGATTTCATGAACAAAATGAGAGAAGTGGACAAGAAAGTTCGTGAAACTGCAATGGAAGCAAACAAACCGATAGGTGCTAACATCTCCGAGTTTATGAGAAAAGCAGCCGAAGTACAAAGTGAAGCGAAACGTGTTTTGAAGCGAAGTGAAAAAACAATTGGCGCCGATATTTCAGCCTTCATGCGCAAAGCTGCCGAAGTAGCAGTTGTAGCAAGAACGCTCAGTCGAGAGAGAATTATTGTTCCGATAACGTCTTCATGGGTTAACTATCAAAACACGATGAGTAGAATCGCAAACTTCTCTCGAAGTATCGGAGAAGTAATGCAAATGA
The Paenisporosarcina cavernae genome window above contains:
- a CDS encoding tail assembly chaperone, with amino-acid sequence MARLTIKGQEYEGKCTFKFDRLADEKYGEADKNGKKSNGFMTLYMSLLQYSNEHLVAFWECALEHLKVKPSLSDIEEAIEERLENDDDPKQIFQEAFRAVDESGFFKLRAKTFWKNLELMKDSGKTDEEKAENLKMYNLMIESRIEIQG